The following are from one region of the Populus trichocarpa isolate Nisqually-1 chromosome 8, P.trichocarpa_v4.1, whole genome shotgun sequence genome:
- the LOC7473420 gene encoding serine/threonine-protein kinase STY13 isoform X2 has translation MDSKTSGEAGDVMPEKKPDSQEGSANSKVKGIGGVSSKDMFFRADKIDLKSLDAQLEKHLSRVWSRNTEIQRPKEEWEIDSSKLEIRHEVARGTFGTVYRGTYDNQDVAVKMLDWGEDGIATTAETTAVRASFQQEVAVWHKLDHPNVTKFVGASMGTSNLKIPAKNPSDGYISLPARACCVVVEYLPGGTLKHYLIRNSRKKLAFKVVIQLALDLSRGLSYLHSKKIVHRDVKTENMLLDSHRNLKIADFGVARVEAQNPCDMTGETGTLGYMAPEVLDGKPYNRRCDVYSFGICLWEIYCCDMPYPNLSFADVSSAVVRQNLRPEIPRCCPSSLANVMRKCWDGNAEKRPEMAEVVKMLEAVDTSKGGGMIPEDQASVCFCLTPARGP, from the exons ATGGATTCAAAAACAAGCGGTGAGGCTGGTGATGTCATGCCAGAGAAGAAACCGGATAGCCAGGAAGGTAGTGCCAATTCAAAGGTGAAAGGTATTGGAGGTGTGAGTAGCAAAGATATGTTTTTTCGAGCTGATAAAATCGATCTCAAAAGCTTGGATGCACAGCTTGAGAAGCACCTGAGCAGGGTTTGGTCAAGGAACACCGAAATCCAAAGGCCTAAAGAAGAGTGGGAAATTGATTCGTCTAAATTGGAAATAAGGCACGAGGTAGCCCGTGGTACTTTTGGGACCGTGTATCGTGGTACTTATGATAACCAAGATGTTGCAG TGAAAATGTTGGACTGGGGGGAGGATGGTATTGCCACAACTGCTGAAACCACTGCTGTGCGGGCATCATTTCAGCAAGAGGTTGCTGTCTGGCACAAGCTTGACCATCCTAATGTTACAAAA tttgTTGGAGCATCAATGGGAACTTCAAACCTGAAAATTCCTGCCAAAAACCCATCTGATGGTTACATCTCCCTTCCTGCTAGGGCATGCTGTGTTGTTGTTGAGTATCTCCCTGGTGGGACGCTTAAACACTACTTGATAAGAAATAGTCGAAAAAAACTTGCTTTTAAGGTTGTGATCCAACTTGCTTTGGATCTCTCTAGGGG TCTTAGCTATCTACATTCAAAGAAGATAGTACATCGTGATGTCAAGACTGAAAACATGTTACTAGATTCTCATAGAAATCTCAAAATTGCTGATTTTGGTGTTGCCCGTGTTGAAGCTCAGAATCCATGTGACATGACTGGTGAAACTGGCACACTTGGATACATGGCCCCAGAG GTTCTTGATGGCAAACCGTATAACAGAAGATGTGATGTCTACAGCTTTGGCATCTGCTTATGGGAAATATATTGTTGTGACATGCCTTACCCTAATCTTAGCTTCGCTGATGTCTCCTCTGCTGTTGTTCGACAG AATTTACGGCCAGAGATTCCAAGATGTTGTCCAAGTTCTTTAGCAAATGTCATGCGAAAATGCTGGGATGGAAATGCAGAAAAACGTCCTGAAATGGCTGAGGTGGTGAAAATGTTAGAAGCGGTTGATACAAGCAAGGGAGGAGGGATGATACCTGAAGACCAGGCATCTGTCTGTTTCTGTTTGACCCCTGCTCGCGGACCCTAA
- the LOC7473420 gene encoding serine/threonine-protein kinase STY13 isoform X1, translated as MDMDCRIEFKVVSGIHGLSCIWFFIMDSKTSGEAGDVMPEKKPDSQEGSANSKVKGIGGVSSKDMFFRADKIDLKSLDAQLEKHLSRVWSRNTEIQRPKEEWEIDSSKLEIRHEVARGTFGTVYRGTYDNQDVAVKMLDWGEDGIATTAETTAVRASFQQEVAVWHKLDHPNVTKFVGASMGTSNLKIPAKNPSDGYISLPARACCVVVEYLPGGTLKHYLIRNSRKKLAFKVVIQLALDLSRGLSYLHSKKIVHRDVKTENMLLDSHRNLKIADFGVARVEAQNPCDMTGETGTLGYMAPEVLDGKPYNRRCDVYSFGICLWEIYCCDMPYPNLSFADVSSAVVRQNLRPEIPRCCPSSLANVMRKCWDGNAEKRPEMAEVVKMLEAVDTSKGGGMIPEDQASVCFCLTPARGP; from the exons ATGGACATG GATTGTCGTATAGAATTTAAGGTTGTCTCTGGGATTCACGGCTTGTCTTGTATTTGGTTCTTTATAATGGATTCAAAAACAAGCGGTGAGGCTGGTGATGTCATGCCAGAGAAGAAACCGGATAGCCAGGAAGGTAGTGCCAATTCAAAGGTGAAAGGTATTGGAGGTGTGAGTAGCAAAGATATGTTTTTTCGAGCTGATAAAATCGATCTCAAAAGCTTGGATGCACAGCTTGAGAAGCACCTGAGCAGGGTTTGGTCAAGGAACACCGAAATCCAAAGGCCTAAAGAAGAGTGGGAAATTGATTCGTCTAAATTGGAAATAAGGCACGAGGTAGCCCGTGGTACTTTTGGGACCGTGTATCGTGGTACTTATGATAACCAAGATGTTGCAG TGAAAATGTTGGACTGGGGGGAGGATGGTATTGCCACAACTGCTGAAACCACTGCTGTGCGGGCATCATTTCAGCAAGAGGTTGCTGTCTGGCACAAGCTTGACCATCCTAATGTTACAAAA tttgTTGGAGCATCAATGGGAACTTCAAACCTGAAAATTCCTGCCAAAAACCCATCTGATGGTTACATCTCCCTTCCTGCTAGGGCATGCTGTGTTGTTGTTGAGTATCTCCCTGGTGGGACGCTTAAACACTACTTGATAAGAAATAGTCGAAAAAAACTTGCTTTTAAGGTTGTGATCCAACTTGCTTTGGATCTCTCTAGGGG TCTTAGCTATCTACATTCAAAGAAGATAGTACATCGTGATGTCAAGACTGAAAACATGTTACTAGATTCTCATAGAAATCTCAAAATTGCTGATTTTGGTGTTGCCCGTGTTGAAGCTCAGAATCCATGTGACATGACTGGTGAAACTGGCACACTTGGATACATGGCCCCAGAG GTTCTTGATGGCAAACCGTATAACAGAAGATGTGATGTCTACAGCTTTGGCATCTGCTTATGGGAAATATATTGTTGTGACATGCCTTACCCTAATCTTAGCTTCGCTGATGTCTCCTCTGCTGTTGTTCGACAG AATTTACGGCCAGAGATTCCAAGATGTTGTCCAAGTTCTTTAGCAAATGTCATGCGAAAATGCTGGGATGGAAATGCAGAAAAACGTCCTGAAATGGCTGAGGTGGTGAAAATGTTAGAAGCGGTTGATACAAGCAAGGGAGGAGGGATGATACCTGAAGACCAGGCATCTGTCTGTTTCTGTTTGACCCCTGCTCGCGGACCCTAA